Part of the Dioscorea cayenensis subsp. rotundata cultivar TDr96_F1 unplaced genomic scaffold, TDr96_F1_v2_PseudoChromosome.rev07_lg8_w22 25.fasta BLBR01000836.1, whole genome shotgun sequence genome, CAAAGCCAAGCAGGTTTGGGCTTACCTCAGTTTGAAACTAAACACTTTCATCCACTTCCCGCTTGGCTTCGGTTCTGGTCTCTGGGTTACTGAGGGCGGTTTCTCAACACACATTATTTCAGTTATCTCTGCAACCGCTTGGATGATTTGGAAATCCCGTTGTGATGTTATATTCCGCAACACTCATTTTAATGTCCCTACTGTTGTTTGTAGAGCAATTGCTCACGTGCAGGAGTTCACCGTTTGCAGGGAAAGTCTGTTCGGGCAAATGCTCATTCTAAACAATATCCCCAAGTCTGATAACTTCATATTGTTCACTTACTCCTGTGTTCAGCAAGCTTCTGAGGTATGTTCCACTGGCTTCTTTATCACAAATACTAACTATGTTGTTAAATTGGCAGGTTGCTTCTCTTTCCCGGTGAGTGAGTCATCTCTGGAGAATCTCTCCGCCACCACTGCAGCTCTCCAGTCAGCTCTCGATCATGGATTTTACATCAAGCATATTTTTGTTCAGACTCCCTCGATCGCATCTTCTATCTTCACCCCCGAGCCAGTCATCACTTGGCGTTTTCGCTCGCAGCTTGAAGATATTCGTTTCCTTCTGAACGTTCACGACTCCCCTCGATTTCATTGCATTCCTCGGCTTTGGATGTCACCTGCGGTTCACTTAGCTTCACTCGGTCTCAACTTCTCCACattaaatctttttcttttcggcCGCGACCTTCCTCGCTGGCTCATGAAGGCCTTCACTGAGGATGGGTTCCTCTTCTA contains:
- the LOC120255096 gene encoding uncharacterized protein LOC120255096; translated protein: MNLIDSNLTIFDVIGGERWCESALHHVFGPNLNLQSLSFVSFDLVSLNHWAWSPSSKQHKISSSVYAYLNHGVPQVDPWHGWRVIWKLYLAPRTKHFIWTLLHGRLSTSNFLSYLHLGPDIPCRLCGLSSETIDHLFCYCPKAKQVWAYLSLKLNTFIHFPLGFGSGLWVTEGGFSTHIISVISATAWMIWKSRCDVIFRNTHFNVPTVVCRAIAHVQEFTVCRESLFGQMLILNNIPKSDNFILFTYSCVQQASEVCSTGFFITNTNYVVKLAGCFSFPVSESSLENLSATTAALQSALDHGFYIKHIFVQTPSIASSIFTPEPVITWRFRSQLEDIRFLLNVHDSPRFHCIPRLWMSPAVHLASLGLNFSTLNLFLFGRDLPRWLMKAFTEDGFLF